The following proteins come from a genomic window of Iamia sp. SCSIO 61187:
- a CDS encoding DUF305 domain-containing protein: MKKRIVIGLVALIGLAGLFAACGDDDDMGGMDHSGDDSSETTGTAAADADFNDADVDFAQGMIPHHQQAVQMADHAEGRAESPEVIDLAERIKAAQDPEIELMTGWLEDWGQEVAEGMDHSGMAGMMSDDDMTMLEDVSGPEFDEMFLTMMIEHHEGAIEQAETELDDGQNAEAKELAQTIIDAQQAEIEEMQGILDAA; this comes from the coding sequence ATGAAGAAGCGCATCGTCATAGGGCTTGTCGCCCTCATCGGCCTGGCCGGGCTGTTCGCCGCCTGTGGCGACGATGACGACATGGGGGGCATGGACCACAGCGGTGACGACTCCTCCGAGACCACCGGCACGGCTGCTGCCGACGCCGACTTCAACGACGCCGACGTGGACTTCGCCCAGGGGATGATCCCCCACCACCAACAGGCGGTGCAGATGGCCGACCACGCCGAAGGTCGGGCCGAGAGCCCTGAGGTCATCGACCTGGCCGAGCGCATCAAGGCCGCCCAGGACCCCGAGATCGAGCTCATGACGGGCTGGCTCGAGGACTGGGGTCAAGAGGTCGCCGAGGGCATGGACCACAGCGGCATGGCCGGGATGATGAGCGACGACGACATGACGATGCTCGAGGACGTCTCGGGCCCGGAGTTCGACGAGATGTTCCTGACCATGATGATCGAGCACCACGAGGGCGCCATCGAGCAGGCCGAGACCGAGCTCGACGACGGCCAGAACGCCGAGGCCAAGGAGCTGGCGCAGACGATCATCGACGCCCAGCAGGCCGAGATCGAGGAGATGCAAGGCATCCTCGACGCAGCCTGA
- a CDS encoding four-helix bundle copper-binding protein — translation MSPALTMIKTTPAETGIDPEVLAACIDACFECAQTCTSCADACLAEDMVAELRKCIRTDLDCADICETTGRVLSRQTAYDPAITGAIVEACLTACRTCGEECRQHAEMHDHCRVCAEQCERCAAACEAVLAALGD, via the coding sequence ATGAGCCCAGCACTGACGATGATCAAGACGACGCCCGCCGAGACCGGGATCGATCCAGAGGTGCTCGCCGCATGCATCGACGCCTGTTTCGAGTGCGCCCAGACCTGCACCTCCTGCGCTGATGCCTGCCTTGCTGAGGACATGGTCGCCGAGCTCCGCAAGTGCATCCGGACCGACCTCGACTGCGCCGACATCTGCGAGACGACGGGGCGGGTGCTCTCCCGGCAGACCGCCTACGACCCGGCGATCACCGGCGCCATCGTCGAGGCATGCCTCACGGCGTGTCGGACTTGCGGCGAGGAGTGCCGTCAGCACGCCGAGATGCACGACCACTGCCGTGTGTGTGCCGAGCAGTGCGAGCGGTGCGCCGCGGCCTGTGAGGCCGTTCTGGCGGCGCTCGGCGACTGA
- a CDS encoding DUF305 domain-containing protein, whose amino-acid sequence MILTSTVLMFLLTYTNTFAWGHVRWSEERVYMALLMGSMMAVVMMGFMWKMHAMPTVNVAIVIFAVAFGAVALWLSRSQHFVDDREYMKAMVPHHSIAILTSDRADIDDVRVQELACEIERAQRREIKEMEWLIDDIAENGEVTSEQEAERRPVPEFEGSC is encoded by the coding sequence ATGATCCTGACCTCCACGGTACTGATGTTCCTCCTCACGTACACGAACACGTTCGCATGGGGCCACGTGCGTTGGAGCGAGGAGCGCGTCTACATGGCCCTCCTCATGGGATCGATGATGGCCGTGGTGATGATGGGCTTCATGTGGAAGATGCACGCCATGCCGACGGTGAACGTCGCGATCGTGATCTTCGCCGTCGCCTTCGGCGCAGTCGCCCTCTGGTTGTCGCGATCGCAGCACTTCGTCGACGATCGGGAGTACATGAAGGCCATGGTTCCGCACCACTCGATCGCCATCCTGACCAGCGACCGGGCCGACATCGACGATGTCCGGGTCCAGGAGCTGGCCTGCGAGATCGAACGGGCCCAGCGTCGCGAGATCAAGGAGATGGAGTGGCTCATCGACGACATCGCAGAGAACGGCGAGGTCACGTCCGAACAGGAGGCCGAGCGCCGGCCCGTTCCCGAGTTCGAGGGCTCCTGCTGA
- a CDS encoding F510_1955 family glycosylhydrolase produces the protein MLLTDDGGPDGADGTAGGADPGIAHVHGLGIDPADGALMVATHSGLFRIDEGRGGAVSRVGDSFQDTMGFTVAGPNHYLGSGHPDLAGFEAGQPGLLGLIESTDGGETWQPLSLAGEADFHGLAVVDETLYGWDSTSGGLMATTDHRSWETRSTVDLLGFAVDPSDADHVLLGSPTGLMKSTDGGRTWTSAEGPDLVSLSWNADAGLWGIDAGGQVWQGGEPGWEPAGRLAGEPHAFLATSDAFYTASADADGITTIYGSPDGEKWEPIFRDDG, from the coding sequence GTGCTGCTCACCGATGACGGTGGGCCAGATGGTGCCGACGGCACCGCCGGCGGAGCGGATCCGGGGATCGCCCACGTCCACGGCCTGGGCATCGACCCTGCGGACGGGGCGCTGATGGTGGCGACCCACAGCGGCCTCTTCCGCATCGACGAGGGACGCGGCGGCGCAGTCTCACGCGTGGGCGATTCGTTCCAGGACACGATGGGCTTCACCGTCGCGGGGCCCAACCACTACCTCGGCTCCGGGCACCCGGACTTGGCGGGCTTCGAGGCCGGTCAGCCGGGGCTGCTCGGTCTCATCGAGTCGACCGACGGCGGTGAGACGTGGCAGCCCCTCTCACTGGCCGGCGAAGCCGACTTCCACGGGCTGGCCGTGGTCGACGAGACCTTGTACGGGTGGGATTCGACGAGTGGCGGGCTGATGGCCACCACCGATCACAGGTCCTGGGAGACCCGCTCGACGGTCGATCTGCTCGGGTTCGCCGTCGACCCGTCCGACGCAGACCACGTGCTCCTCGGGTCGCCGACCGGCCTCATGAAGTCGACCGACGGCGGCCGAACGTGGACCTCAGCCGAAGGCCCCGACCTCGTCAGTCTCAGCTGGAACGCAGACGCAGGCTTGTGGGGGATTGACGCGGGGGGACAGGTCTGGCAAGGAGGCGAGCCCGGGTGGGAACCGGCAGGACGGCTCGCGGGCGAACCCCACGCCTTCCTTGCCACATCTGACGCCTTCTACACCGCGTCCGCAGATGCGGACGGCATCACCACGATCTACGGGTCACCGGATGGTGAGAAGTGGGAGCCCATCTTCCGGGACGACGGCTAA